One genomic window of Spiroplasma endosymbiont of Diplazon laetatorius includes the following:
- a CDS encoding nicotinate phosphoribosyltransferase: MKNKFNIDLKIFQDYYSADYFKKTKEILNKFKPNQLVTMQWFQRGSETMVCGIEIIKEILRLSEVTDLQVEAVEDGEIVNPLEPILKITGKYSDFAHFEGLFDGILSRASTIATNASKILKAANGKTVLNMNDRMDYYSNQQIDGYASSVGGIKNLVTEASFEYLDEEPNLNGTMPHALIASFDGDLIKATKAYRETFPNNNLVVLVDYNNDCVNDSLKVCEAFKGEVYAVRLDTSPALVDKSLQNFEEKDNNLHGVNPTLVKLLREKLDENGHNKVKIIVSSGFNEEKIKYFEKENTPVDVYGVGDAITKNKIGFTGDIVLIDGKKQSKFGRENTFSNKIKSIKYR, encoded by the coding sequence ATGAAAAATAAATTTAATATTGATTTAAAAATCTTTCAAGACTATTATTCAGCTGATTATTTTAAAAAAACAAAAGAAATATTAAACAAATTTAAACCAAACCAACTTGTAACAATGCAATGATTTCAAAGGGGTTCTGAAACAATGGTTTGTGGTATAGAAATAATAAAAGAAATTCTAAGATTATCAGAAGTTACAGATTTGCAAGTGGAAGCAGTTGAAGATGGAGAAATAGTAAATCCATTAGAACCTATTCTTAAAATTACTGGAAAATATAGTGATTTTGCACACTTTGAAGGTCTTTTTGATGGAATACTTTCAAGAGCATCTACAATTGCTACTAATGCAAGTAAAATATTAAAAGCTGCAAATGGTAAAACTGTTCTTAACATGAATGACAGAATGGACTATTATTCTAATCAACAAATAGATGGTTACGCATCTAGTGTTGGGGGTATAAAAAATCTTGTTACAGAAGCATCTTTTGAATATCTTGATGAAGAACCAAACTTAAATGGTACTATGCCTCATGCTTTAATTGCTTCTTTTGATGGAGATTTAATAAAAGCTACAAAAGCGTATAGAGAGACTTTTCCGAATAATAACTTGGTAGTGCTTGTTGATTATAACAATGACTGTGTGAACGATTCATTAAAAGTTTGTGAAGCTTTTAAAGGAGAGGTGTATGCAGTCAGATTAGATACATCTCCTGCTTTAGTTGATAAATCACTTCAAAACTTTGAAGAAAAAGATAACAACTTACATGGTGTTAATCCAACACTTGTTAAGTTATTAAGAGAAAAATTAGATGAAAACGGGCACAATAAAGTAAAAATAATAGTTTCTTCAGGATTTAATGAAGAAAAAATAAAATACTTTGAAAAAGAAAATACACCAGTAGATGTATATGGTGTAGGAGATGCTATTACTAAAAATAAGATTGGTTTCACAGGAGATATAGTACTTATTGATGGAAAAAAACAATCTAAATTTGGTAGAGAAAACACTTTTTCAAATAAGATAAAAAGTATAAAATATAGATAA
- the ytpR gene encoding YtpR family tRNA-binding protein, with the protein MKLFSRYIKNFNTIGVLFKSKNITETKKQDNCELLFHNDEIVGINIFGFDLDKNFYLEDKELHEIIKPFVEKQIGNFDFENQFIIAKIIECEKIPDTHLSKCKVSTGKEDIQIICGASNAREGLLTTLATVGSWMPDGSQINQGKLKGFDSFGMLCSSKELGIEDNKFDKPGIMEWDLNDSYIGRSIWEVLNEK; encoded by the coding sequence ATGAAATTATTTTCAAGATATATCAAAAACTTCAATACTATAGGGGTTTTATTCAAGAGTAAAAATATAACAGAAACAAAAAAACAAGACAATTGTGAACTTTTATTTCACAATGATGAAATTGTTGGAATAAATATTTTTGGATTTGATCTTGATAAAAACTTTTATTTAGAAGATAAAGAACTTCATGAAATTATAAAACCCTTTGTTGAAAAACAAATTGGTAATTTTGATTTCGAGAACCAATTTATAATAGCTAAGATAATAGAGTGTGAAAAAATACCAGATACACACTTATCGAAATGTAAGGTATCTACCGGAAAAGAAGACATTCAAATAATTTGTGGAGCCAGCAATGCTAGAGAGGGTTTATTAACAACACTAGCAACTGTTGGTTCTTGAATGCCTGATGGTAGTCAAATAAATCAAGGTAAATTAAAGGGTTTTGATTCTTTTGGTATGCTTTGTTCATCTAAAGAACTTGGAATAGAGGATAATAAATTTGATAAACCAGGAATTATGGAATGAGATTTAAATGATTCATACATTGGTAGATCTATATGAGAGGTTCTAAATGAAAAATAA
- a CDS encoding DegV family protein codes for MKIAILIDSSCGVKDVSKYKDLHLVPLMITKEDGQQIADDENLSMDEFYKLNDSQLLKTSQSIPGNVMGKWDELLKEYDEVVCLLISKGLSGQYNTFKMFSQEDEYKDKIHVIDTNGVSIVIKRQLELVEKLIEEGKNGQEITQIVEEHYNKTTGYIIPKSLDQLVRGGRISKAAAGLAKILKITPILKYNGEIDKQDKTRTFKKAVETALGLLKTEYSKNDIVDIAYSRTDKETLEMVKEIVDLAGLKIGLLEEMPNTITCHTGRETFAFMPNQIWGEKLWK; via the coding sequence ATGAAAATTGCAATTTTAATTGACTCTTCTTGTGGAGTTAAGGATGTAAGTAAATATAAAGATTTACACCTTGTTCCATTGATGATTACCAAAGAAGATGGACAGCAAATAGCTGATGATGAAAATTTAAGTATGGATGAGTTTTATAAATTAAACGATTCACAATTATTAAAAACATCACAGTCTATCCCTGGTAATGTTATGGGTAAATGAGATGAATTATTGAAAGAATATGATGAAGTTGTTTGTTTACTAATTTCAAAAGGTCTTTCAGGACAATATAATACATTTAAGATGTTTTCCCAAGAAGATGAATATAAAGATAAAATACATGTAATTGACACAAACGGTGTAAGTATCGTTATTAAACGTCAATTAGAATTAGTTGAAAAACTAATTGAAGAAGGTAAAAACGGTCAAGAGATCACACAGATAGTAGAAGAACACTATAACAAAACAACTGGTTATATTATTCCAAAATCACTTGATCAATTAGTTCGTGGTGGAAGAATTAGTAAAGCTGCTGCAGGACTTGCAAAAATATTGAAAATAACTCCAATATTAAAATATAACGGAGAAATCGATAAGCAAGATAAAACAAGAACATTTAAGAAGGCTGTAGAAACAGCACTTGGATTATTAAAAACTGAGTACTCAAAGAACGATATCGTAGACATCGCTTATTCAAGAACAGATAAAGAAACTCTTGAAATGGTTAAGGAAATAGTTGATCTTGCAGGATTGAAAATAGGTTTATTAGAAGAAATGCCAAATACAATTACTTGTCATACAGGTAGAGAGACTTTTGCATTTATGCCTAACCAAATTTGAGGAGAAAAATTATGAAAATAG
- a CDS encoding DegV family protein, with amino-acid sequence MKIAVITDSSSGVNSLEGFKDLYLVPLMITTDDGQQIADDQNLVADEFYKLNDSQLLKTSQSIPGVMMTKWDELLKEYDEVICLLLSKGLSGQYNTFRMFSQEDEYKGKVHVVDTNSVSIILKRQLELTVKLINEGKTGQEIKDILEEHYNKTTGYIIPKSLDQLVRGGRISKAAAGLAKILKITPILKYNGEIDKQGKTRTFKKAVEEALLLLKENYPNSNIVDIAYSRADKDTLELVKEVIKDCGYEIGLWDELPNTITCHTGRETFALMPYQTWGEKLWK; translated from the coding sequence ATGAAAATAGCTGTAATCACCGATTCGTCAAGTGGTGTTAATAGTTTAGAAGGTTTTAAGGACCTTTACTTAGTACCATTGATGATTACTACTGATGATGGGCAGCAAATAGCTGACGATCAAAACTTAGTTGCTGATGAATTTTATAAATTAAATGATTCACAATTATTAAAAACATCACAATCTATTCCAGGTGTGATGATGACAAAATGAGATGAGTTATTAAAAGAATACGATGAAGTTATTTGTCTATTACTTTCAAAAGGACTTTCAGGTCAGTACAATACATTTAGAATGTTTTCACAAGAAGATGAATATAAAGGTAAAGTACATGTTGTTGATACAAACAGTGTAAGTATCATTTTAAAGCGTCAACTAGAATTAACAGTAAAATTGATTAATGAAGGTAAAACTGGTCAAGAAATAAAAGATATATTGGAAGAACACTATAACAAAACAACTGGTTATATTATTCCAAAATCACTTGATCAATTAGTTCGTGGTGGAAGAATTAGTAAAGCTGCTGCAGGACTTGCAAAAATATTGAAAATAACTCCAATATTAAAATATAACGGAGAAATAGACAAACAAGGTAAGACAAGAACTTTTAAAAAAGCTGTAGAAGAAGCACTTCTACTTTTAAAAGAAAATTATCCAAATAGTAATATCGTAGATATTGCTTATTCAAGAGCAGATAAAGATACTCTTGAACTTGTAAAAGAAGTAATTAAGGATTGTGGTTATGAAATCGGTTTATGAGATGAATTGCCAAATACAATTACTTGTCATACAGGTAGAGAAACATTTGCTTTAATGCCTTACCAAACTTGAGGGGAAAAATTATGAAAATAG
- a CDS encoding DegV family protein, producing MKIAIITDSASGVPNINEVKDLYLVPLMITKEDGTQIADDELFKPDSFYELNDSQLLKTSQSIPGTMMTKWDELLKEYDQIVCILISKGLSGQYNTCKMLAQEDEYKGKVFVADTNGVSTVLRTQVEIALKLANEGKNGQEIEDEINKSNDKFSLFIIPKALDHLVRGGRISKAAAGLAKFLKITPILKYDGKIDKHGKERTFKKAIEEVVRILKEFGDDQFVDVSYSRIDEEYLDIVKTAIEKAGLKVRLYDEMPNTITCHTGRETLALAAWKK from the coding sequence ATGAAAATAGCAATAATAACTGATTCAGCAAGTGGTGTTCCAAACATTAATGAAGTAAAAGACTTATATTTAGTACCATTAATGATAACTAAAGAAGACGGAACTCAAATAGCTGATGACGAATTGTTCAAACCAGATTCATTTTATGAATTAAATGACTCACAACTATTAAAAACATCACAATCTATTCCAGGAACAATGATGACAAAATGAGATGAGTTATTAAAAGAATATGATCAAATAGTATGTATTTTAATTTCAAAAGGACTTTCAGGTCAATACAATACTTGTAAAATGCTTGCCCAAGAAGATGAGTATAAAGGTAAAGTATTTGTTGCAGACACTAACGGTGTAAGTACAGTTTTAAGAACTCAAGTTGAGATAGCTTTAAAATTAGCTAATGAAGGTAAAAACGGTCAAGAGATTGAAGATGAAATAAATAAATCAAATGATAAATTTAGTTTATTTATTATTCCTAAAGCTTTAGATCATTTGGTTCGTGGTGGAAGAATTAGTAAAGCTGCTGCAGGACTTGCAAAGTTCTTAAAAATAACTCCAATACTAAAATATGATGGAAAAATTGATAAACACGGAAAAGAAAGAACTTTTAAAAAAGCTATAGAAGAAGTAGTTAGAATTTTAAAAGAGTTCGGTGATGATCAATTTGTTGATGTATCTTACTCAAGAATCGACGAAGAATATTTAGATATAGTAAAAACAGCAATTGAAAAAGCTGGATTAAAAGTAAGACTTTATGATGAAATGCCAAATACTATAACTTGTCATACAGGTAGAGAAACATTAGCATTAGCTGCATGAAAAAAATAA
- a CDS encoding DegV family protein, which produces MKIGILVDSSTGFIEKEHNTKLVRVIPLHLIVNDKDDYLDTPEVVKEKELMKILAGGSKTTTSQASPGELMNKYDEMLKEFDHIIHMTIPANLSGMHQTAIMIANDDDYKGKVTIIKNFLAANCAQLLALKFAQMVEEGIEDPKAFQAESDEWSKNSFTAIVPSDLQKMSKGGRANSLLITMLKMMKTKVAIQWLEKPKKIGMGRTYGAVLDKMIAALKKDIKDEFELLFVHLPEANKIHMDQIKNYLKDNNLEYKEELVPNVYPWHAGIDTMALIAIKKSLIAKK; this is translated from the coding sequence ATGAAAATAGGAATATTAGTAGATAGTTCAACTGGTTTTATTGAAAAAGAACATAATACTAAACTAGTAAGAGTAATACCACTTCATTTAATTGTTAATGATAAAGATGATTATTTAGACACACCTGAAGTTGTTAAGGAAAAAGAATTAATGAAAATACTTGCTGGAGGAAGTAAAACAACTACAAGTCAGGCCTCTCCAGGAGAATTAATGAATAAGTATGATGAAATGTTAAAAGAATTTGATCATATTATTCATATGACAATTCCAGCAAACCTTTCTGGAATGCACCAAACAGCTATAATGATTGCAAATGATGATGACTACAAAGGAAAAGTTACTATAATAAAAAACTTTTTGGCAGCAAACTGTGCACAATTATTGGCACTTAAATTTGCCCAAATGGTTGAAGAAGGAATTGAAGATCCAAAAGCTTTCCAAGCAGAATCAGATGAATGATCAAAAAATTCATTTACCGCTATTGTACCAAGTGATTTACAAAAAATGTCTAAGGGTGGAAGAGCAAACTCACTATTAATAACTATGTTAAAAATGATGAAAACTAAAGTTGCTATCCAATGATTAGAAAAACCTAAAAAAATTGGTATGGGAAGAACATATGGAGCTGTTTTAGATAAAATGATAGCAGCACTAAAAAAAGATATAAAAGATGAATTTGAACTACTTTTTGTTCATTTACCAGAAGCTAACAAAATACACATGGATCAAATAAAAAACTACTTAAAAGATAATAATTTAGAATATAAAGAAGAATTAGTGCCAAATGTTTATCCTTGACATGCAGGGATTGATACAATGGCTCTTATAGCAATTAAAAAATCTTTAATAGCAAAAAAATAA
- a CDS encoding Fur family transcriptional regulator, with protein MENKINDYLELFKSKKVKLTDVRLSMLKIIATKKHFTINELISMVEEDLGSVNVMSIYNNIDLFLEMHLLFANTINGKQIIYEAISPQLMHISCDVCGSLEDLESPSLANELFVRFSNILEDKDMDLEHFKLELHGICKKCK; from the coding sequence ATGGAAAATAAAATTAACGATTATTTAGAATTATTCAAAAGCAAAAAAGTTAAACTTACTGACGTAAGACTGTCTATGTTAAAAATAATTGCTACTAAAAAACATTTCACAATTAACGAATTAATTTCAATGGTGGAAGAAGATCTTGGTAGTGTAAATGTTATGTCTATATATAACAACATAGATTTATTCTTAGAAATGCACTTATTATTTGCAAACACAATAAATGGTAAGCAAATTATATATGAAGCAATATCTCCACAGTTAATGCACATTAGTTGTGATGTTTGTGGTTCTTTAGAGGATTTAGAAAGTCCATCACTGGCAAATGAGCTATTTGTAAGATTTTCAAATATTTTAGAGGACAAAGATATGGATCTTGAACACTTCAAGTTAGAGCTTCATGGAATTTGTAAAAAATGCAAATAA
- a CDS encoding acyl carrier protein has protein sequence MNYFEEIKKALLNKGAKGTISNNSEFKSMGLDSLDLMDMIVTLEDKLNISISDDELLSIKKVSDLLAVIENLTK, from the coding sequence ATGAATTATTTTGAAGAAATAAAAAAAGCACTTTTAAATAAAGGTGCTAAAGGTACTATAAGTAACAATTCAGAATTTAAATCAATGGGATTAGATTCACTAGATTTAATGGACATGATAGTTACTTTAGAAGATAAATTAAATATCTCAATATCAGATGATGAACTATTATCTATTAAAAAAGTAAGCGACCTTTTAGCGGTAATTGAAAATTTAACTAAATAG